The Dreissena polymorpha isolate Duluth1 chromosome 4, UMN_Dpol_1.0, whole genome shotgun sequence region CCGTTGAACCATGCATTATATATAAGCGAAAGgattcaaaaacaacaaaaacaagtaacaacatgattaaagggacctttacaAAGATTTCGAcatgttttaaactttgtcattaaattctttaaattgatcaatgtaaacattgaaactaaatagctccagtaaaaaaaaacagaagaaaattacaaaaagtaatcatcaactgggctcaaaccactgaccctagGAGTAAAAATTTTAGCAcataaaccactcggccatgcgAGCTCACACAGTAAatagtgtattttatactttatatacgcaatcctcgtaatgtcacaaaatataacgatagcAACATAACTCTCcacattattaaataatttcgCGTTTGCAACGTTtcataatgttcaggtttttaaaacatcaaaagatgaatataatggatattgtagagcatggtaaatattctgtgtcactgtttcctcgcaaataccataactacaacgaaaatatgcaaatccgatttttttttagattttgtcaatttaccaaaacgtgaaaaggtcccttttaataATAAAACGTAACTCCCCACCGCTTATTGCGTTATTGCCGCGATACTTGTGTTATGAATATGTCAGAAACATGCGTCGTGGATCTTCcattaatattgaaaatatcaaATCTTGCCAATAACCCTGACGAGCCAAGGATTTCGTAAATTTATTGTATGAAAGATGTGACTTTTTGCTGTtttatctttaaaacaaaaaacgagTTTCTCagtgatgttttgaaatttcaaacgTTTTCTAACAAAAACTTTAAATGGACGTTTTTTATTTTGACCAGTATAGCATTTCCAGAGATATAAAACTCCGTTGTTATGTCACCATGATTAAAACAGCCTAGTGTTTTGCTTCTCGTTCCACTATTCAGAATgtcatacaaacatttttgtctCGCGAGCTCGCTGGCTTGCCTGCTAGTATGTTTCCCGGACGCGGCAAGTTCGAGCGCCGACATTCAGACACTCAAGTCTCTGTACAGAGACAAGCTCGATGATTACGACACGCGCATTCGGCCGTTGAAGAACCAATCAGCGGCCATCTACATCAACACGAAGTTCGTACCTCAGAGTCTACTGGAGTTCGATACCTCGGAGCAAAAGTTTTCAATGCTCGGATACTTCAGGATCGCCTGGCGGGACGAGGTGCTCATCTGGAACCCCGACAACTACATGGGCATCCGCGTTTTGAATGTGCCAATCGAACAGATGTGGAAACCCAGCATCATTATTCTTAAAGTAAGTGATTGTTTATTTGCGTGCGTTTGTGTTTAGTTGGTAACTTAATACCAGATGCTGTGTTGGCATCTTTAATGCTATATTCTTATGTTGATTGCAGATTGTTCAAATCAATAGTTCATAGTTTAATGGCGATGCGGCATCCCGCCTTTGGCcaagtatataatataattattatatatatacaaacgAAATAATGTTAATACAGAGAATCATATAATATCACATATTTTCAGATAAACCTAGATAACAATAAAGAAATGCTTGCATAATAACGAATAATATGTAAGACTATTTAATGCATTTAAGTGTGTAAACATGCCATTATACAGTATCAAAACGATTCACTTTCTCAAATCTTAGTTTGAAAAATTTACCGGGATAAACCAAAGAATTGGCGAAAGTTATAAACTgtagaacatttgtacaagacaTCATCGATATGTTTTTACTTATGGTAGGCCATAATGTTCTGATATTGTATTTTATACGCAATGCATTATTTAATGGACAACTCAGTACAAGTAATATTcttatttacatacattttggtTACATAGTTTACACTGCCGTTCTTCTCGGGATATCCTATTATATCTGCCAACTTCTATTTCAAGACAATCGCAACTTAATCGAAATCTGCtaatttaaattattgaattGCAACCATGAAACGCAATAAATACAGTTTTTATATTagaatctttttttatattttttaaattagaatTCCATTTAAGCTGTGAAGCAAAGGTATCATTCcattcttgtaaaaaaaaaatcagtcttTGAGTTACCTTCAATGTCGCATGTTAATTCAGGTGTATTAGGTATATATCAAAAGCTAAGTCTGTCAAAGCTTGGCACCATCGATTATTTTTCGTAATGTTTAAATTGATGAAAATATTCATCTGTTCCATAAACGCTTGATAAAGTATTCAATTTTGGTTACTTACAATCTTCATCCAATAACGAGATGCCTTAAGTTTACATATACCGGTTAAAGGGCATCTACCTAATTCACTTAGTACAGCATAGTTAGAAGAAGATTGATTACACATATTTGTTTGCAAAATTTGTTATGCAATTTATCAATATCAGAGTTGTCATAAATGTAATACATGCCACACACTTCTGAACTATATAGCATGATTGGCGCTACTAATGAATTAAACAGTGCTAGTTTCGTTTTCACATCTAATTTGACACGGCTAAAATATATTCAAGATGATGATCTGCTTAGTGTAAGTGCTTGTTCATTTATTACGTTTACAGTATTTGACATATTTCCTGTATAGTGGAACTTTACACCCAGACACAgacaattatttcaataaactcaatatttatttaagataaaTAGTTGCACCTGCTTTTTcgtttttcaaatatgcaaattttcgttttatttacatttgttgtaaacACCCATTTAGAAGAATAAAGGTATATCTCCTTAAGTTGGTTCTGATGGCTCACTGGGTTAGTAGTGTATCATGCAATATCAATAGTAAATAACATCATAAAAACATATAgcattttcaaattttcaattgtacaaTTTGGAAAATTACTACATTCTTTAATATCATAAAGAGTAAAAAAAGATCAAAAGATATAtcatatatagaggatatttgatttggtggaatgtcgattctaattcacgagtgatcatagaaaataatattttttctatgatatcgAGTGAgctaaaatcgatattccaccaaatccaacaaatgtaatttttatttgatgcttacaaatgattacttttatatttttgccattccggacaatataattccCCGTTGGGCGCCCCCATGTATTTTAACTGAACGCTAACCCTTCCGCTAAAACAATGAAAGTTAtctataattttcactgttatttttcactgtttgaaacagtgaaataccgatttaattcactaatatttctctataaaccatcggaaagcataaaataaaagtaaataatgtTTACTAGGCGCAACATTTTACGAAGACTAAGCTTTTGGTCTTTATCATATAGATATGGTTATGTTAAGTAAATGTAATATAAGAGTTAATTGTGTGTACATCGAGGATTCCCAAGGAGTCATTGTAGATATTatatatgtaatacatgtatatgtaatatatttcaaattattacaatatgagtcgtgttctgagaaaactgggcataatgcatacatgtgcgtaaagtgtcgtcccagaatagcctttgcagttcgcacaggctaatcagggacgacactttccgcctaaattggatttttgctaagaagagacttcatttaaacgaaaaatgtcataaaagcgaaaagtgtcgtccctgactgcagactgcacaggctaatctgggacgactctttacacacatgcattatgcccagtttcgtcagaacgcgactcatattttaATCTAAATGCGCGCCTCTCGTTTCAGGCCTACGACGGCCATGGTGTGGTGGGGCAGTCTACAGACCAGGCGACTGTTTTGAACGACGGGCGTGTGTCCTGGGTCCCCGAGGGGATATACAGGTTACTTTGGAAAACGAAGATATCTTAATATTAGAAGCAGACGTTGAATTAATCTTTAAACTGTCCAGATTTCTTTtagtagtttttttttcaaactttttcaaATTAGACTGTTGTTagaagtttattatttatttaattttaatatttatatttttagtttaaatgtaaATAGTCATTTACTAATATTAAAAGGTTTGGTTAGACAGCCATTTCCAAAATCAAAGcatttaagttattaaataatATGTAGCTGTAGagtgtaaaaataataaaacactatTAATTTTGCACAGATAAAACCCGCTTAAACAAATGCCCTCTTAGCGGTAACGAAGTCCATATGCACTTATCCTTGTTTGTGCCCCTATATATTAAATTCAGGAAAACCCCTTCTTACTCAGAACTCCCTCAacatttgatatcattttaatCGAGAAAGTTTGGTTGAGAGGTATACCGTGTTTATTACGCAGTTGTTTCTGTTAATCGCTGCCGGCTCGTTTATCGTTTTGCAGTATCGTCTGCAACGTGGACATCCAGTACTATCCGTTCGACGAGCAGACGTGCACGTTGACCTACTACGTGTCAGACGAGACCGTTCGAACCGTACAGCTCGACCACTATCTCGCCGTAGATCTCGATGAGTACTCCGAGAACTCCGCCTGGACCATTGTTTCCGCCATGCGCCGAAAGTACCTTCTATACAACACCTTCAATATCGACATCGAGTTCCGACTGCAGCGCCGCGCGAACTTCACGACCTTCACACTCATCATGCCGCTTCTGATGCTCGCCTTTCTTAATATCTGCATATTCCTGGTTCCGATTGGTTCCGGCGAGAAGGGTTCCTTCTCAATTACAATTTTCCTCTCGTATGGCATCTTTGTGACGATCATCAGCGACACTCTTCCCCACAACTCCCTGCAGGTCTCCTTCTTCGTCCTCTTTATCGTCATCCTTCTCGTGCTAAGCGTCATCTCAGTCTTCTACACAATCATGCAGGCGAAACTCGTCGCCTCCATCGGCGAGAAGGAATGTACCTGGACCTGCTTCAAACCGAGGAAGAAATGCGACAACTCCGTCCGAAAATTCGAAGATCCAAACGCGCATGGCGAGAAAACTGGAAAATGTGAAACAACAGAGAAAACCGAGAAGTCTGAGTTTTCGAATGATGTGTCCGCTGCAGCAGACGACGTGCCGTATACATGGGCCATGTTTCTAGAGAAGTTGGATATCTATCTGTTCGTCGTCTTCTTCATTCTCATCTGTGCAACGACCGCCGTGTTCTTCACGATTTTGTTGCGTCATGCTTCGAAGAGCGCCGGCGGCCTTGAACTAGATCCGGTTCCTCCCGCAACAACGTTGGCGaccttttgatttaaatttacaaTATACACTTTACAATATTTACGTAGCGATTTGCACGTGCAGTATTTactttaatactttttttatagttTGCTGTTGcttttttatgttataatttattattcaatCTATGTGTGCCTATACGAAGATTCTAATTCGACACGCCCTTTGTTTTGCATCGACGAAGTTGCAACCTGTTGCATCGCGACAAACTTAACTTTTCTGttttaatatttgtaacaaaaaagattattttgtgataaaatatatttgtttaatttacacAAAACGTAAACGTTATCAAActatgttttattgttgaatgCTATTTGGAATTAAACTAAGATATTAACTGTCATAAATTGTTGTCTTCGCACTCCACTCTgtatcagcagacgatttattccatattatttttacggaggaatccgagatagccgatgtatcacgattgttcgCACTCGTGATTTTATTAATTCGCAGCTATACCTGATTGTGGGTTATTCGAGAACAAGCTGGGGTCGAtacaaaatttcttaaatacCAATAAGCTTAAAGCGTATAAATCTTTTCAAAGTTCGTACTATTAAGCAATCTGTACATGAATGTTGACTTAAGccattcatttattaaaaattagTTGAATTCAAAATATTTCGTTGATAACACTTGATTATAACGTATTTTTAATAAACGGTGTCATTATTAAGTATAACCTACTTTGTtccgaaaataaattaattaatatggtTTAACGACGCCATCCGTTCCATTTTCCGTTCCTACAACGTTTTTAAGACAGTGTTTGGATCTATAAAATGTTCAACTAAATGTATGCAGATGTTGATCAGCAAACGCTGTCAAGTTTTACTATAATAATTACATTGATTGACAACAATTGAAGGGTTCTTTCAATGTGCGACTCCCACTTCGTTCCTCCATAACCATAAGGCTTTTTTTTTCGCAACTAAGTTTACAAGATAAAGCCATCGCCTTACATCCCTTCGAACGGATATGATCCGCTAACGGAACGCAACTATTCCAGTCAAAAGTTACCATTCGTTCAAATTTAGAACTAGTGTTAAcaaatttcgtttttttttcgtcCCCTTGTTCATAACTTTGTGCACCCTTAACTGACCACCCTTACGGAAAGGCTGTATGCGTCTTCAACGAGCGTAAATGACCTCATTaggtaaatgaaaaaaataaacaaatttaaaagttCAGCCCAAAACCGTTTTACGTATCAAAGAAGACGTTTCACACATTTGATTCCTTTCTGATATTCTATTTCGTCAAAATGTGCAGTTTGGAGTTGTTATGtaattacattatatattttttgtgaaaGATCGAAGCATAGTAGAGAAACGCTTTCACATGCAAAGGTTTGGAAATTCAACGAAAGCTACTACCGTTGATGATACAACGCATATCTTCCGGGTGGATTTTCAGAATGGCGAGTGGTACGCCATTCAAACGAATGTCTCAAATGTTGTATTTAAGGATTTACTTTTTCAAACaagacagaggtgtaagattcgtTCAAAAATGACATACATGGAAAGTGATCAATTTCATGTGTAAATGTGAGCGAAAAAACACATAATGTGCATATAAAAAGACAAATTGCATACTTGAAGGAAACCAAGAAATGCGAtacttttattgcaaaacgggatGAAGTGTCTTATTGGAATTTGATCTTTTAATAacaatccgttttgcaataaacgcGTTCGCAataaacacatcaaacatgcactAATTGATTTCAATTGATTTTGAAATGCTGAAATAAAAAGTTTGAAATCACGTGTTCACGGATGTCTTTTTAATGAGATAAGTTGTGATACATTTCATCAATCGACGTGAGAAAACAATACGGAACGTGTATGGCGAATGATTTCAACCAACGCCGGATATAGGTTAAAAACCCagatttgcaataattttacttaaaaaaataagcgaattaattggaatcaattagtagtttatttatttattatagtctcatccaatatttacatttatcacagttttgcacatataaaacaataagataaatCATTGGCCACTCATAAAATGAGATATAAGAGACTTTTACTGCTTATCAATGTACTTTACATGACAATCAGTATGCATGTTAAAAGCTATATTGCCACCACCAATCTTACtatttgtcatttaaatttgttGCCGAAAAATATCCAACACTGTAAATTGTGCCATTATTTCACAAATAGTTAGCCACCAAGAGAAAACATTCCACCATCAAGGCATACCATGATAAGCTGATTAGTGGTGATAATACATACTTCTAACCTAGTACAAACTTGCAATCAGTTATCAGACTGAAGACAATTGCTCTATTTCAGACTGAAGGGAAGAAACTCCTTCGACCTTATCATTAAATTATCTACTTTTAAGCCCTGCAGAGTCATCTTTCCTTCATTAACATTCAAATGTGATAGGAAGCAAGTTGAGATTATTTAGTCCCATCATATACAATGTActgtaaaaatgtcatttaagattCATACAACTTATACATTGCATGTGACCACTATACAAAGAGACtttgatatatatacatatcaacATATATTGTCTGAACAATCAAACCCACTAACCATTGCTAATCATTGTACAAATAATAGGAAAACTGGAAAACATACTGATGCCTGACAAAAAGACGATGCTGGCCTAAATAAGGCTACTTGACGTTTAAATGGTACTAAAACAAGGCAACACTGGATAATTTAAGAATTTGGTGTTAAAGAAGAAAGTGTTAAGACACAAGTCAGCTATTAATACATCATAGTTTTCCAGTTTATATTGCTAGGAAATAGAGAGCATCAGTTACTATACAATCTTAAAACCAACTATACATATCTACAACCATGTTGAGTACAATTACTCAAAGATAAAAATACAAAGTATTACACATAGGTGAATAAAATTAGTACTTTATAGTGAGTTTATTGCGCAatgtgttgttttaaaattgtcatattgcaataagacactgcaaaccgttttgcaatgaaattattgcatttctgggtttCCTTCACCGAAGTCCAAAATTTGTTGAAATCAAGTTCTATTCACATTCTGTATTGTTCTATTTTACTAACTCATGAAATTGATCACTTTTAATGTCCTTTATTGAGTGGTCGAAActtacatttcttttttttaagaacatcCGTAAATACGGCACTTGAAATTTCCTTTTCAGAGTTTCAGATTAATTCaaatcattaacccatttatgcctagcgtcctgaaaaaaggactttccaaacagcgtagacccggatgagacgccgcatgatgcggcgtctcatccgggtctacgctgtttgcatataggaatttctgtaagaactattctaaatatagaattcaGTTTACTAGACatcgctaattttggaaatagattgatccaatttagaaggatgggagagtccactaggcatacatgggttaagacCATGCGTGGTGATTGCATAGCAAGACGGGGTTAATTGCGcaacaattatttacaaaacattcaCCATGCAATTAGACACTTCAAcccctttttgttgttttatcgAATTATCGggtttattgcgaaacggtttgtaacaCAGCGACTTTGAGAGAATTGGCTGAATGGGATTCGCGTTAAATTATTAATAGACAAGCACTCGTTCGA contains the following coding sequences:
- the LOC127878777 gene encoding acetylcholine receptor subunit beta-type unc-29-like, which translates into the protein MHLSFIVCNVDIQYYPFDEQTCTLTYYVSDETVRTVQLDHYLAVDLDEYSENSAWTIVSAMRRKYLLYNTFNIDIEFRLQRRANFTTFTLIMPLLMLAFLNICIFLVPIGSGEKGSFSITIFLSYGIFVTIISDTLPHNSLQVSFFVLFIVILLVLSVISVFYTIMQAKLVASIGEKECTWTCFKPRKKCDNSVRKFEDPNAHGEKTGKCETTEKTEKSEFSNDVSAAADDVPYTWAMFLEKLDIYLFVVFFILICATTAVFFTILLRHASKSAGGLELDPVPPATTLATF